A single Nostoc sp. PCC 7107 DNA region contains:
- the treY gene encoding malto-oligosyltrehalose synthase, producing MRIPKATYRIQFTPQFGFDDARAIASYLSDLGISDLYASPIFKARTDSTHGYDVVDATQLNPQLGTTEDFANLVAKLQSLGMGWLQDIVPNHNAYSSENPYLMDVLEHGADSSYTDYFDVCWNSPFANSQERILAPLLGDFYGEALEKGDIQLQYGQNGLTVNYYSLKLPLRLESYTKFISYNLGKLTRTLGRNHPDFIKLLGILYILKSVPSEVAGKQCQDQIAFIKGLIWELYNSNDDIREFITENLKIFNGEPGNSESFNLLDDLLNDQFYRLAFWKVGAEEMNYRRFFTVNELISVKVEEMRVFNNTHSLIHKLVEEGVFTGLRIDHIDGLYNPTQYLERLREKMGDVYITVEKILELTEDLPNYWQIQGTSGYDFLNYVNGVFCQVQNERSFDKIYSSFIGSRFNYSSLVQEKKHLILEKNLAGDVDNLANLLKNIASKYRYGNDFTLNGLKRAIAEVLMLFPVYRTYITPDTIPDSDKACIQQVINKAKKQVPLLQHEMNFLEKVMLLQFDESLSQTEKEQWIYFVLRMQQYTGPLMAKGVEDTTLYVYNRLISLNEVGGNPSHFGITIEQFHHFNQQHQANWPHTMNATATHDTKRGEDVRARLNVLSEIPQEWEQQVNRWSELNQQHRNLVDRNDEYFLYQTLVGALPFAEHEQASFVERVQEYMIKAIREAKVHTAWLRPDDEYEAACTTFIQKVLDTNLSPQFLERFRPFQQKIAEYGIFNSLSQTLLKITAPGVPDFYQGTELWDLSLVDPDNRRPVDFELRRTYLSTIQEQIKTDILSLIAELLTNKTDGRIKLFLTLQALTARIKYLSLFQNGEYQPIEIHGTHANHIIAFARQHHNQTAIAIIPRFLTTLIQPGQTPLGESVWQDTHLKLPSKTWQNLLTQQTLHTEDTLPIATALSHLPVALLVSE from the coding sequence ATGCGGATACCGAAGGCAACTTATAGGATTCAGTTTACACCCCAGTTTGGGTTTGATGATGCTAGAGCGATCGCATCTTATTTATCAGATTTAGGTATTTCTGATTTATATGCTTCGCCGATTTTTAAGGCGAGGACTGATAGTACACATGGTTATGATGTGGTAGACGCTACGCAGTTAAATCCGCAATTGGGAACTACGGAAGATTTTGCTAATTTAGTGGCGAAATTACAATCTTTGGGGATGGGTTGGCTACAGGATATTGTGCCGAATCATAATGCTTATAGTAGCGAAAATCCCTATTTAATGGATGTGTTGGAGCATGGTGCAGATTCTAGCTATACTGATTATTTTGATGTTTGTTGGAATTCTCCATTTGCTAATAGTCAAGAGCGAATCCTTGCACCTTTGTTGGGAGATTTTTATGGTGAAGCTCTGGAAAAGGGAGATATTCAACTGCAATATGGGCAGAATGGTTTAACTGTTAACTATTACAGTTTAAAATTACCTTTGCGTTTAGAGTCTTATACTAAGTTTATTAGTTATAATTTAGGGAAACTCACCCGCACATTAGGCAGAAATCATCCTGATTTTATTAAACTTTTAGGTATTCTCTATATTCTCAAAAGTGTTCCCTCGGAAGTTGCAGGGAAGCAGTGTCAAGACCAAATTGCTTTTATTAAAGGTTTGATTTGGGAACTGTATAACAGTAATGATGATATCCGAGAATTCATTACCGAAAATCTGAAAATCTTTAATGGAGAACCAGGTAATTCTGAAAGTTTTAACTTACTGGATGACTTACTCAACGACCAGTTTTATCGTCTCGCTTTCTGGAAAGTTGGCGCGGAGGAAATGAACTATCGCCGTTTCTTTACTGTTAACGAACTTATTTCGGTGAAAGTTGAAGAAATGCGCGTGTTTAACAATACTCATAGTTTAATTCATAAATTGGTAGAAGAGGGTGTATTTACTGGGTTAAGAATTGATCATATTGATGGACTATATAACCCGACGCAGTATTTAGAACGGCTGCGGGAAAAAATGGGCGATGTTTATATTACCGTCGAGAAGATTTTAGAACTAACAGAAGATTTACCCAATTATTGGCAGATTCAAGGTACATCAGGATATGATTTTTTGAATTACGTCAATGGTGTATTTTGTCAAGTTCAAAATGAAAGATCATTTGATAAGATATATAGTTCTTTTATTGGTTCACGCTTTAATTATTCCTCACTTGTGCAAGAGAAAAAACATCTAATTCTCGAAAAGAATTTAGCGGGTGACGTGGATAATTTAGCCAACTTACTGAAGAATATTGCCAGCAAATACCGCTATGGTAATGATTTTACATTGAATGGATTGAAACGAGCGATCGCCGAAGTTCTGATGTTATTCCCCGTCTATCGTACTTATATCACTCCCGATACAATCCCAGATAGTGATAAAGCCTGTATTCAACAAGTAATTAACAAGGCGAAAAAACAAGTACCTCTGTTACAGCATGAAATGAACTTTTTAGAAAAAGTTATGCTGTTGCAGTTTGATGAATCTCTCAGCCAAACAGAAAAAGAACAGTGGATCTATTTTGTCTTGCGGATGCAGCAATACACAGGCCCCCTCATGGCTAAAGGTGTGGAAGATACTACTTTATATGTTTATAACCGACTAATTTCGCTCAACGAAGTCGGAGGGAACCCTAGTCATTTTGGAATTACGATCGAGCAATTTCATCACTTTAATCAACAGCATCAAGCAAACTGGCCTCACACCATGAACGCCACAGCTACCCATGATACCAAGCGCGGCGAAGATGTCAGAGCGAGGTTAAATGTATTGTCAGAAATTCCCCAAGAATGGGAACAACAAGTAAATAGATGGAGTGAACTCAATCAACAACATCGTAACCTTGTCGATCGCAACGATGAATATTTTCTCTATCAAACCCTAGTCGGCGCACTTCCTTTTGCGGAACACGAACAAGCCTCTTTTGTGGAACGGGTGCAAGAATATATGATTAAAGCCATCCGGGAAGCAAAAGTTCACACTGCATGGTTGCGTCCTGATGATGAATATGAAGCAGCCTGTACCACCTTCATCCAGAAAGTTCTTGACACCAACTTATCACCGCAATTTCTCGAAAGGTTCCGCCCTTTTCAACAAAAAATTGCCGAATATGGCATATTTAACTCCCTCTCTCAAACTCTCCTTAAAATTACTGCACCTGGTGTCCCCGACTTCTACCAAGGAACAGAACTCTGGGATTTAAGCTTAGTTGATCCAGATAACCGCCGTCCCGTAGATTTTGAATTACGACGTACTTACTTGAGTACCATCCAAGAGCAAATCAAAACCGATATTCTCAGCTTAATTGCAGAACTCCTCACCAATAAAACTGACGGGAGAATCAAACTGTTTCTAACACTACAAGCACTCACCGCCAGAATCAAATATCTCTCATTGTTCCAAAACGGCGAATACCAACCAATAGAAATCCACGGAACCCACGCCAACCATATCATTGCCTTTGCCAGACAACATCACAATCAAACTGCGATCGCCATTATCCCCCGTTTCCTCACCACCCTCATCCAACCCGGACAAACCCCACTAGGCGAGTCGGTATGGCAAGATACACACCTAAAACTCCCTAGCAAAACTTGGCAAAACCTCCTCACCCAGCAAACCCTCCACACAGAAGACACCCTACCCATCGCCACCGCCCTCTCCCACCTCCCCGTAGCTTTACTAGTTTCTGAGTAA
- the treZ gene encoding malto-oligosyltrehalose trehalohydrolase: protein MKIGAHYLGNGECEFTVWSPILNSIAVEILTPEPQLIPLKPQAEGYWQIKVNDVYPDTLYRYRLNDLEAFADPASQFQPQGVHGASQVIDHQFEWTDTTWAGVPLEAMIFYELHVGTFTPEGTFAAIIPCLPELRELGINAIEIMPIAQFPGDTHIQPDLAYRNWGYDGVYPYAVQNSYGSPADLKQFVNACHANGIAVVLDVVYNHFGPEGNYMGQFAPYFTKTYKTPWGNAMNFDDAHSQGVRNYFIENALYWLRDFHIDALRLDAIQAIYDLGAKHFLGELAEVVHNFSRGETWKRHLIAESDLNNPQIIRPSELGGYGIDAQWSDDFHHSLHTLLTGDRQGYYQDFGKCADLAKAYQDTFVYDWRYAPHRKRFHGISCRDRPLSQFSVCIQNHDQIGNQMKGERLSQRISFAGLKLAAGAVLLSPYLPLLFMGEEYGETAPFMYFVSHSDPDLIQAVRAGRKQEFEAFHYAEDPPDPESAETFLQCKLNWELRHQGQHKVLWDWYRKLIHLRKTHPALLNYDRDSIAATSDEEKKIVVVRRWGESKEVILAMNFNSSLVEVSLPIQKNARKLLDSADSSQASDKLSVGEKVRLQLTSLVLYEVEV, encoded by the coding sequence GTGAAAATTGGCGCTCACTACTTAGGTAACGGAGAGTGTGAGTTTACTGTTTGGTCTCCCATATTAAACAGTATTGCAGTAGAAATTTTAACGCCAGAGCCACAGTTAATTCCGCTGAAACCGCAAGCAGAAGGATACTGGCAGATAAAAGTAAATGATGTGTATCCAGATACACTTTATCGATATAGATTAAATGACCTAGAAGCCTTTGCTGACCCAGCTTCGCAGTTTCAACCCCAGGGTGTTCACGGTGCTTCTCAAGTTATCGATCATCAATTTGAGTGGACAGATACAACTTGGGCTGGTGTTCCTTTGGAAGCGATGATTTTCTATGAACTCCATGTAGGGACATTCACGCCAGAAGGAACTTTTGCAGCGATTATTCCCTGTCTACCGGAACTGCGGGAATTAGGAATCAATGCGATCGAAATTATGCCGATCGCTCAATTTCCCGGCGATACTCATATTCAGCCTGATTTAGCATACCGTAACTGGGGATATGATGGCGTTTATCCTTATGCAGTACAGAATTCTTACGGTAGTCCAGCGGATTTAAAGCAGTTTGTGAATGCTTGTCACGCCAATGGAATTGCTGTGGTGTTGGATGTGGTTTATAACCACTTTGGCCCAGAAGGTAATTATATGGGTCAATTTGCGCCCTATTTTACGAAAACATATAAGACACCTTGGGGCAACGCGATGAATTTCGATGATGCTCATAGTCAAGGTGTACGCAATTATTTTATTGAAAATGCTTTGTATTGGTTGAGAGACTTTCACATAGATGCTTTGCGACTAGATGCGATTCAAGCAATTTATGATTTGGGTGCAAAGCATTTTTTGGGAGAACTGGCGGAAGTTGTACATAATTTCTCTCGTGGGGAGACATGGAAACGTCATTTAATTGCGGAAAGTGACCTGAATAATCCCCAAATCATCCGTCCATCAGAATTGGGTGGCTATGGAATTGACGCACAGTGGAGTGATGACTTTCATCACTCCTTGCACACATTGTTAACAGGCGATCGCCAAGGTTATTATCAAGACTTCGGTAAATGTGCAGATTTAGCTAAAGCTTATCAAGATACTTTTGTCTACGATTGGCGGTATGCGCCACACCGTAAACGGTTTCATGGGATATCTTGTCGCGATCGCCCATTATCTCAGTTTTCTGTCTGTATTCAAAATCATGACCAAATCGGTAATCAAATGAAGGGGGAACGCTTAAGTCAGCGAATTTCCTTTGCTGGTTTGAAGTTAGCGGCTGGTGCGGTGTTGTTATCACCCTATTTACCATTACTCTTTATGGGTGAAGAATACGGCGAAACTGCACCTTTTATGTACTTTGTCAGCCACTCCGACCCCGATTTGATTCAAGCTGTGCGTGCTGGACGCAAACAAGAGTTTGAGGCGTTCCACTATGCTGAAGACCCACCAGACCCGGAATCTGCGGAAACTTTTTTGCAATGTAAATTGAACTGGGAATTACGCCACCAAGGACAGCACAAGGTTTTATGGGATTGGTATCGTAAGTTAATTCATTTACGCAAAACTCATCCGGCGTTGTTGAATTATGACCGCGACAGTATCGCCGCAACGAGTGATGAGGAGAAAAAGATAGTTGTGGTGAGGCGTTGGGGTGAGTCGAAGGAAGTGATATTGGCGATGAATTTTAATTCGTCGTTAGTGGAGGTGAGTTTACCTATTCAGAAGAATGCGCGGAAGTTATTGGACTCAGCAGACAGTTCTCAAGCCTCTGACAAACTATCTGTGGGGGAAAAAGTTAGATTACAACTCACAAGTTTGGTTTTGTATGAGGTGGAGGTTTAG
- a CDS encoding NFACT family protein codes for MQPVDFTTLKSACSELRAYWLPSRLEQVYQRDRYTISIALRTLKQRGWLEVSWHPQAARICIGDPPPRSPDTFTFSQQLVHQLGGLALIGIEAIAPWERAIDLQFARRPGESALYHLYVEIMGKYSNAILTDANNFIITAAHQVSEQQSSVRPIQTGQLYEFPPKLTGPVPSLSESPARWQERVSLVPGAIKRQIIKSYSGLSAALVDSLLLAANIAPETTTDQLSSEDWQKLFQRWQEWLQALDLGKFHPAWTATGYTVMGWGAVAPVKDTQALLNKYYTDQLNQQVFSQLRHQLSQKLNNILAKLKVKAQAFTTRLQQSDQADDYRQKADLLMANLQNWEPGMKEIILADFETGEPVAIALQPDKNGVQNAQYFYKQHQKLKRARSAVEPLLLEVQSEIDYLEQVEAAIAQIENYETAEDLQALEEIRDELVGQKYLEDPGYRNRSTNETAITNFRRYRTPNGVEILIGRNNGQNDQLTFRIAGDYDLWFHAQEIPGSHLLMRLEPGTVPDKDDLQFAANLAAYYSRARQSDQVPVVYTQPKHVYKPKGAKPGIAIYKQERILWGKPQLVKGQ; via the coding sequence GTGCAACCAGTTGACTTTACGACCCTTAAATCTGCTTGTAGCGAACTACGCGCTTACTGGCTGCCATCGCGTTTAGAACAAGTTTATCAGCGCGATCGCTACACTATTTCTATCGCCTTACGCACCCTCAAACAACGGGGCTGGCTGGAAGTTTCTTGGCATCCCCAAGCTGCACGGATTTGTATTGGTGATCCGCCGCCGCGATCGCCGGATACTTTTACTTTCAGCCAGCAATTAGTACACCAATTGGGTGGTTTGGCTCTAATCGGTATTGAAGCGATCGCTCCTTGGGAGAGGGCGATTGATTTACAATTTGCTCGTCGTCCGGGAGAATCTGCCCTATATCACTTGTATGTGGAAATTATGGGCAAATACAGTAATGCTATTCTCACTGATGCTAATAATTTCATCATTACAGCTGCCCATCAAGTTAGTGAGCAACAATCGAGTGTCAGGCCGATTCAAACTGGACAGCTTTACGAATTTCCACCCAAACTGACTGGGCCAGTTCCCAGTTTGAGCGAATCTCCTGCACGTTGGCAAGAAAGGGTGAGCTTGGTTCCCGGTGCAATTAAGCGTCAAATAATCAAAAGTTATAGCGGTTTAAGTGCGGCGCTGGTAGATTCTCTGCTGTTGGCGGCGAATATTGCACCAGAAACTACAACTGATCAACTTAGTTCTGAAGATTGGCAAAAACTGTTTCAACGTTGGCAAGAATGGTTGCAAGCTTTAGATTTAGGTAAATTCCACCCAGCTTGGACAGCAACGGGTTACACCGTGATGGGTTGGGGTGCTGTTGCACCAGTCAAAGATACCCAAGCCTTACTGAATAAGTATTATACTGACCAACTAAATCAACAGGTATTTAGCCAACTGCGCCATCAACTGAGTCAGAAATTAAACAACATTCTGGCAAAGTTAAAAGTTAAAGCGCAAGCCTTTACAACCCGGTTGCAGCAATCAGATCAAGCTGATGATTATCGCCAAAAAGCAGATTTGTTGATGGCTAACTTGCAAAACTGGGAACCAGGAATGAAAGAAATCATTTTAGCTGATTTTGAGACAGGGGAACCAGTAGCGATCGCACTCCAACCTGATAAAAACGGTGTGCAGAATGCTCAATATTTTTACAAGCAGCACCAAAAACTCAAACGCGCTCGTTCTGCGGTGGAACCGCTATTATTGGAAGTACAGTCAGAAATTGATTATTTAGAACAAGTAGAAGCTGCGATCGCGCAAATCGAAAACTACGAAACAGCCGAAGACTTGCAAGCTTTAGAAGAAATCCGCGATGAGCTAGTTGGACAAAAATATTTAGAAGACCCAGGATATCGTAATCGTAGTACTAACGAAACTGCTATCACTAACTTCCGTCGTTATCGCACCCCTAACGGCGTAGAAATCTTAATTGGCCGGAATAATGGGCAAAATGACCAATTAACTTTTCGCATAGCCGGAGATTATGACTTATGGTTTCACGCCCAAGAAATTCCCGGAAGCCATCTCCTCATGCGTTTAGAACCGGGGACTGTTCCCGACAAAGATGACCTGCAATTTGCGGCTAACCTCGCTGCTTACTACAGTCGCGCCCGACAAAGTGACCAAGTACCAGTAGTCTATACTCAACCAAAGCACGTTTACAAACCCAAAGGAGCCAAACCAGGAATTGCGATTTACAAACAAGAGCGTATTCTTTGGGGGAAACCGCAGTTAGTCAAGGGTCAATAG
- a CDS encoding Uma2 family endonuclease — MIQALNKLVTFEDFAAWRPEGGRYELHNGIIIEMAQPVGDHEDVVGFLALEISAEIKRLNLPYYIPKTVLVKPLECESAYSPDILIINRANLVNEPLWKNKSTVSQSASIPLVIEVVSSNWRDDYYKKLADYEAIGILEYWIIDYAACGARKFIGNPKVPTISIYQLIDGEYQVTQFRGDAHIVSSTFPELNLTARQILQAGGLPT; from the coding sequence ATGATTCAAGCTTTAAATAAACTAGTAACCTTTGAAGATTTTGCAGCTTGGCGACCGGAAGGTGGAAGATACGAATTACATAATGGCATTATTATTGAAATGGCACAACCAGTTGGAGACCATGAAGATGTTGTTGGTTTTTTAGCACTAGAAATATCTGCCGAAATCAAGCGTCTAAATCTACCTTATTACATTCCAAAAACTGTATTAGTCAAACCACTTGAATGTGAATCAGCTTATTCACCAGACATATTAATAATCAATCGAGCAAATTTAGTAAATGAGCCTCTATGGAAAAATAAATCAACTGTATCTCAATCTGCATCTATTCCATTAGTTATTGAAGTTGTTAGTAGTAACTGGCGGGATGACTACTACAAAAAATTAGCTGATTATGAAGCTATAGGCATTCTTGAATATTGGATTATAGATTACGCAGCTTGTGGTGCTAGAAAGTTTATTGGTAATCCTAAAGTACCTACTATATCTATTTATCAACTAATCGATGGTGAGTACCAAGTTACTCAATTTAGAGGCGATGCCCATATTGTCTCATCCACTTTCCCCGAATTGAATTTAACCGCCAGACAGATTTTGCAAGCTGGCGGTCTGCCAACGTAG
- a CDS encoding type IV pilus secretin family protein, producing the protein MKQLHGNSLILGAALTFLAAQPGWAQVTQINDVKLNAVDGGIDVVLKTSLGSRPQVFTTKRGKTLVSDIINAQLRLPQRGNFRQDKPTSGIASVEVVQLDANSIRVIVTGDNDAPGSQPVVRKDDRLTLGFTPSTGTTASAPSANVPVSVQPNQKPDVLVPNPEISIDSRPAQAAGPGQPVNQAPPFLPRAVAPPVGDIAVSATDASPSVIDLGTQERVPRLVLRDAPVREVLSLLARAANLNLAYISGDPAGGQQGAAPTTTGSQTISLDIENEPVQDVFNYVLRLSGLEANRNGRTVFVGTKLPNSTRDVVVRSLRLNQVNVGVALNFLVGMGAESAVTRERQVTNVTAVPVGAGANPVTQSQTTTETRIERLTLDDSKYTTPLLRGLQALGDERTNSITLIGPTKQIDIAISQLTQLDIRRRQVAVNVKIVDVNLLNTHNTNTSFSFGVGNNFFVNDGGAASLNFGGSRPATSAEASSSVTSTPVITNPIQGSPFLDPNNTVSIPGTSPGTVVVDANGNITRVANSGSATFYQPVAPTGDPLQPGFSNITSATDTIITRNADGTSTVSQGALGTATTSLPTLFQFPKRFLASLQAQVTSGNAKILTDPTLIVQEGQTANVNLTQEVVGNVKNEITRGSDTAIQTVTAEKTSVGLTLAVKVDRIDDNGFVSLSVAPIVKAPQSSAEINLGGGNTQSIFLVSERSLNSGLIRLRDGQTLILSGIIQDQDRVTVSKIPILGDLPLIGSLFRRTNKNNQRNEVIVLLTPQVMDDSENSSYGYNYTPSPEVRQILERRGLSAPKR; encoded by the coding sequence GTGAAACAGCTTCACGGTAATAGTTTAATATTGGGTGCTGCTTTGACATTTTTGGCAGCTCAACCGGGGTGGGCGCAGGTAACGCAAATTAATGATGTCAAGTTAAATGCTGTTGATGGTGGCATTGATGTTGTTCTAAAGACATCTTTAGGTTCTCGCCCACAGGTTTTTACGACTAAAAGAGGTAAAACTTTAGTTTCTGATATTATTAATGCTCAACTACGTTTACCACAAAGGGGTAACTTCCGTCAAGATAAACCCACATCGGGAATTGCTTCTGTTGAAGTTGTTCAACTAGACGCTAATAGCATTCGGGTGATAGTAACTGGTGACAACGATGCACCAGGTAGCCAACCAGTGGTACGAAAAGATGACAGACTCACCCTTGGCTTTACCCCATCAACAGGAACCACCGCATCAGCGCCGTCTGCAAATGTTCCGGTTTCAGTGCAACCAAATCAAAAGCCAGATGTTCTTGTTCCTAACCCGGAAATTAGTATTGATAGCAGACCTGCTCAAGCCGCTGGCCCTGGTCAACCGGTAAACCAAGCCCCTCCTTTTTTGCCTAGAGCCGTTGCTCCACCAGTAGGAGATATTGCGGTTTCGGCTACAGATGCTTCTCCGAGTGTGATTGATTTAGGAACCCAAGAACGTGTTCCTCGGTTGGTGCTGCGAGATGCACCAGTACGGGAAGTATTATCGCTTTTGGCGCGTGCAGCTAACCTCAATTTGGCTTATATCAGTGGTGATCCTGCTGGAGGCCAGCAAGGTGCTGCTCCTACTACCACCGGCTCTCAAACAATCTCTTTAGATATAGAGAACGAGCCTGTACAAGATGTGTTTAACTATGTCTTGCGTTTAAGTGGTTTAGAAGCTAACCGCAATGGTCGTACAGTTTTTGTTGGGACTAAGTTACCTAATTCAACTCGTGATGTTGTTGTGCGTAGCTTGCGACTAAATCAGGTAAATGTAGGAGTGGCGTTGAACTTTTTAGTTGGAATGGGGGCTGAAAGTGCAGTTACCAGAGAAAGACAAGTAACCAATGTGACTGCTGTACCTGTGGGTGCTGGAGCTAACCCAGTCACTCAAAGTCAGACAACAACAGAAACAAGAATTGAACGTCTCACTCTTGATGATTCTAAATACACAACACCTTTATTACGAGGTTTGCAGGCATTAGGTGATGAACGGACAAATTCTATAACCTTGATTGGCCCTACCAAACAGATTGATATAGCCATTTCTCAGCTTACACAGCTTGATATTCGTCGCCGTCAAGTAGCAGTTAACGTCAAAATTGTTGATGTTAACCTTTTAAACACCCACAACACTAACACCAGTTTTTCTTTTGGTGTTGGCAATAACTTTTTTGTGAATGATGGCGGTGCTGCATCTTTGAATTTTGGGGGTTCTCGACCAGCTACTAGTGCTGAAGCAAGCAGCAGTGTAACTAGTACACCAGTCATTACAAACCCAATTCAAGGATCGCCTTTCTTAGATCCAAATAATACTGTATCTATTCCAGGAACTAGCCCAGGTACTGTAGTAGTAGACGCAAATGGTAACATCACTAGAGTAGCTAATTCAGGATCTGCTACCTTCTATCAACCTGTTGCGCCTACTGGAGACCCTTTACAACCAGGGTTTTCCAATATTACTTCAGCAACAGATACTATCATTACAAGAAACGCTGATGGTACATCGACGGTTTCACAAGGCGCTCTTGGTACAGCTACTACCTCTTTGCCAACTTTATTTCAATTCCCCAAACGTTTTCTTGCTAGTTTGCAAGCTCAGGTGACAAGTGGTAATGCCAAGATTTTGACAGACCCAACATTAATTGTGCAAGAAGGTCAAACCGCTAATGTTAACCTGACTCAAGAAGTAGTAGGAAACGTTAAGAATGAAATAACTCGTGGTAGTGATACTGCTATACAAACAGTGACCGCCGAGAAAACAAGTGTGGGACTCACATTAGCTGTCAAAGTTGACAGAATTGATGACAATGGTTTTGTGTCATTATCAGTAGCTCCAATTGTAAAAGCCCCCCAATCTTCAGCAGAAATTAATCTCGGAGGCGGTAATACTCAAAGTATATTCTTAGTATCGGAGCGATCGCTCAATTCTGGCTTAATTCGGTTACGTGATGGTCAGACACTAATTCTTTCAGGGATTATTCAAGACCAAGACCGAGTAACCGTTTCTAAAATCCCTATTTTGGGAGATTTACCGCTAATTGGTTCACTGTTTAGAAGAACAAACAAAAATAATCAGCGTAATGAGGTAATTGTGTTACTCACACCTCAAGTTATGGATGATTCGGAAAATTCTTCTTACGGCTATAACTACACCCCCAGCCCAGAGGTGCGGCAAATTCTGGAGCGTCGTGGTTTGAGTGCGCCTAAGCGGTAA
- a CDS encoding PilN domain-containing protein has protein sequence MYSLDVNFLKDRPIYQNKSDKKGGRKLPAGDRKPIFLGVGLGLCLPIFAGAGWWILQSKNGELEQNIAQLQQEVTKLDTEIGNVNKIKEETNAVKGETQSLVTVFDQIRPWSAMLQDLRDRIPGPVQIENVKQLLPTPAAEGQPPSNPAGGIEITGVARSFNDVNDFLLSLQQSQFLKASDSRITTASLIDAPLPPTTNTSKVPIKPPQIVKYTIQSSLSDVPASELVRELEQKGTIGLVARIRTMQQTGVIPK, from the coding sequence ATGTACAGTTTAGATGTTAACTTTCTCAAAGACCGCCCGATTTATCAAAATAAGAGTGACAAAAAAGGGGGTCGAAAACTTCCAGCAGGAGATCGTAAACCTATTTTTTTAGGAGTTGGCTTGGGTTTATGTTTACCGATTTTTGCAGGGGCTGGTTGGTGGATACTGCAAAGTAAAAATGGTGAACTAGAGCAGAACATAGCACAGTTACAGCAAGAAGTCACTAAATTAGATACAGAAATAGGAAATGTTAACAAAATCAAGGAAGAAACGAATGCAGTTAAAGGGGAAACCCAAAGTTTAGTAACTGTATTTGACCAAATTCGGCCTTGGTCAGCAATGTTACAAGATTTGCGCGATCGCATTCCCGGCCCAGTCCAAATCGAGAACGTCAAACAACTTCTACCCACTCCAGCCGCTGAAGGCCAACCGCCAAGCAATCCGGCTGGTGGTATCGAAATCACCGGAGTAGCTCGGTCTTTTAACGATGTCAACGACTTCTTATTGAGTCTGCAACAGTCTCAATTTTTGAAAGCTTCAGACAGCAGAATTACCACTGCAAGCTTAATAGATGCACCGCTACCACCAACTACAAATACATCTAAAGTTCCCATCAAACCGCCGCAAATAGTTAAATACACAATCCAATCGAGTTTAAGTGATGTTCCAGCTTCCGAATTAGTCCGGGAGTTAGAACAAAAAGGCACGATAGGACTAGTCGCTAGAATTCGCACTATGCAACAAACAGGAGTCATCCCGAAATGA